A stretch of Caldanaerobius polysaccharolyticus DSM 13641 DNA encodes these proteins:
- a CDS encoding HD domain-containing protein: MQDNVVQQVLKRAVLYFECDARRIHHLLKVYTFARNIAVLEGLAGNELVTVEISAILHDIGIKEAERKYNSSSARFQQEEGPGIAREILTPFGLEPGLVDRVCFIIGNHHTYTKIDGIDFQILVEADFLVNIFEEGIKDPDAIRSIKEKYFKTPTGIAYIESVFEGR, encoded by the coding sequence ATGCAAGACAATGTGGTTCAGCAAGTGCTTAAAAGAGCTGTGCTTTACTTTGAATGCGATGCCAGGAGAATACACCATCTGCTTAAGGTCTACACCTTTGCCAGAAACATCGCTGTTTTAGAGGGGTTAGCAGGTAATGAGCTTGTTACAGTGGAGATTTCGGCGATTTTGCACGATATAGGCATAAAAGAGGCCGAGCGAAAGTATAACTCCTCCTCAGCGCGATTTCAACAGGAGGAAGGCCCAGGGATAGCCAGGGAGATTTTGACCCCTTTTGGCCTAGAGCCTGGGCTGGTTGACCGCGTGTGCTTTATAATCGGCAATCATCATACCTACACTAAAATCGACGGTATAGACTTTCAGATACTGGTGGAAGCAGACTTTTTGGTCAATATTTTTGAAGAGGGGATAAAAGACCCCGATGCGATCCGCTCTATAAAGGAAAAGTATTTTAAGACACCTACAGGCATAGCTTACATAGAGAGCGTATTTGAGGGAAGATAA
- a CDS encoding DUF1638 domain-containing protein — MFYSYNGGIYWYSPGWIEHSIQPGKERYDMVYKNYVEKYGEDNAQYLMDMEQNWMKAYENAIYINWSQFDTSQYIDYTRQCAEFLKWKWEVVEGSDSLLGDMLEGHWDEERFLVVPPGRTIKPTYRDDIIGVSDHLLID, encoded by the coding sequence ATTTTTTATTCCTATAATGGTGGGATTTACTGGTATTCACCAGGCTGGATTGAACATTCCATTCAACCGGGAAAAGAACGCTATGATATGGTGTATAAGAACTATGTTGAAAAATACGGAGAAGACAACGCCCAGTATCTCATGGATATGGAGCAGAATTGGATGAAGGCGTATGAAAATGCCATATATATTAATTGGAGCCAATTTGATACGTCACAATATATTGATTATACCCGTCAATGCGCAGAATTCTTAAAATGGAAGTGGGAAGTGGTAGAAGGATCTGACAGCTTACTGGGCGATATGCTGGAAGGTCATTGGGATGAGGAAAGATTCCTGGTGGTACCTCCAGGGAGAACCATAAAACCCACTTACCGGGATGATATTATTGGTGTTTCAGACCATCTTTTGATAGATTAA
- a CDS encoding flavodoxin has protein sequence MAKQILVAYFTWSGNTRKIANLIHKEIGRTICEIQPAVPYPNSYRAVVEQAKKEIQAGYKPPLKSKIDYIESYDTIFVGSPNW, from the coding sequence ATGGCTAAACAAATCCTTGTCGCATATTTTACCTGGTCCGGAAACACGCGTAAAATTGCAAATCTAATTCACAAAGAGATTGGTAGAACTATTTGTGAGATACAACCTGCAGTGCCTTATCCCAATTCATACCGTGCGGTTGTGGAGCAAGCAAAGAAAGAAATACAGGCGGGTTATAAGCCTCCATTAAAATCAAAAATCGATTATATTGAATCATACGACACGATTTTTGTTGGTTCACCAAATTGGTAG
- a CDS encoding aldo/keto reductase: MEYVRLGNTGLEISRICLGCMSFGDPNVWHHKWVLNEEESRSIIKRALELGINFFDTANVYSLGISEEILGRAIKDFANRDEVVIATKVWGKMFDGPNGGGLSRKAIMREIDNSLRRLGMDYVDLYIIHRWDYNTPIEETMEALHDIVKAGKVRYIGASAMYAWQFQKALYTAEKNGWTRFVSMQNHYNLIYREEEREMLPLCKAEKIAVTPYSPLAAGRLCRDWSAETKRYETDQIAKSKYDSTYEVDKIIVDRVKEVAQRHGVSQAQIALAWLLQKEPVVAPIIGATKISHVEEAVASLTVSLSPEEVAYLEEPYVPHRIVGPI, translated from the coding sequence ATGGAATATGTAAGATTAGGTAACACAGGGCTTGAGATATCTCGGATTTGCCTAGGGTGTATGAGTTTTGGAGACCCTAATGTATGGCATCATAAATGGGTACTTAATGAGGAAGAGAGTCGATCTATTATTAAAAGAGCTCTTGAGCTTGGAATTAACTTCTTTGATACGGCTAACGTATACTCGCTTGGGATAAGCGAAGAGATTCTAGGACGTGCAATAAAGGACTTTGCAAACCGCGATGAGGTTGTTATTGCCACAAAGGTATGGGGCAAAATGTTTGATGGGCCTAATGGTGGAGGCCTTTCCAGGAAGGCAATTATGAGGGAGATCGACAATAGCTTGAGACGCTTGGGAATGGATTATGTTGATCTGTATATTATTCATCGCTGGGATTACAATACTCCAATTGAAGAAACGATGGAAGCATTGCATGATATTGTAAAGGCAGGAAAAGTCAGATATATAGGTGCCTCTGCGATGTATGCGTGGCAATTCCAAAAGGCGCTTTACACGGCAGAAAAGAACGGCTGGACTCGTTTTGTAAGCATGCAAAATCACTATAATCTCATTTACCGTGAAGAGGAAAGAGAAATGTTGCCGTTGTGCAAAGCTGAAAAGATAGCCGTCACACCGTATAGTCCACTGGCAGCAGGAAGGTTGTGCCGAGATTGGTCAGCGGAAACTAAACGTTATGAAACCGACCAAATTGCGAAATCCAAATATGACTCGACGTATGAAGTGGATAAGATTATAGTGGATCGGGTAAAGGAAGTGGCACAAAGACACGGAGTATCTCAGGCGCAGATTGCATTGGCTTGGTTATTGCAGAAAGAACCGGTGGTTGCTCCTATTATAGGTGCAACAAAGATTTCCCATGTAGAAGAAGCGGTGGCATCTTTAACGGTTTCTCTGAGCCCAGAGGAAGTTGCCTATTTGGAAGAGCCATATGTACCTCATCGAATTGTTGGGCCTATTTGA
- a CDS encoding ABC transporter ATP-binding protein, which produces MNSILSVKNLKKYYGRVKAVDDISFELYPGEVVGLIGPNGAGKSTTLKTIMGLLRKTEGEIKVGGYDYKDKEARLKLAYIPETPDIYPMLTVWEHMKFIALAYNLDNWEQEALRYLEAYDLMDKKDELGANLSKGMRQKVMVICGLLHKPEVMLFDEPFVGLDPKAIRELKVTIRQLKEEGKSVLLSTHMLDSVQNLGDRVLILKTGKLVYEGTLEEVMVKAGPGSTLEDLFLEVTK; this is translated from the coding sequence ATGAACAGCATATTATCTGTTAAAAATTTAAAAAAATATTACGGTAGAGTAAAAGCAGTTGATGACATTTCATTTGAACTTTATCCCGGTGAGGTTGTAGGGCTTATAGGCCCAAACGGTGCCGGCAAAAGCACTACTTTAAAAACTATAATGGGGCTTTTGAGAAAGACAGAAGGAGAAATAAAGGTAGGCGGTTACGACTATAAAGACAAGGAAGCGCGACTGAAACTTGCATACATACCTGAAACTCCCGATATATACCCAATGCTTACAGTCTGGGAGCATATGAAGTTTATTGCTCTTGCCTATAATCTTGACAATTGGGAACAAGAAGCTTTGAGATATCTTGAAGCTTACGACCTTATGGATAAAAAAGATGAATTGGGGGCTAATTTATCAAAAGGCATGAGGCAAAAAGTTATGGTGATTTGCGGACTTTTACACAAACCGGAGGTAATGCTCTTTGACGAACCTTTTGTAGGACTTGACCCTAAAGCAATTAGAGAGCTTAAAGTTACAATTCGGCAACTCAAAGAAGAAGGAAAGTCTGTACTTTTAAGCACACATATGCTGGATTCTGTACAAAACCTTGGGGATAGAGTACTTATTTTAAAAACAGGGAAGCTGGTCTATGAAGGGACTCTTGAAGAGGTTATGGTAAAAGCCGGTCCTGGAAGTACATTAGAAGACTTATTCTTGGAGGTAACAAAATGA
- a CDS encoding sigma factor regulator N-terminal domain-containing protein, which produces MLQNINTGNGSDDINFDEKSFLRKARLKSILRIILISLGVAVGVFILAFVAPELILQNQENRINSFYPDLVKFTEPNTYALSGENYSVRLFGRQKEYYLVRLIGNKPYPAGTITVDFDVWGGEQTKGDHSFCILNLDVDKSLNAYSKISTAIPEVTKEYLVPYAVPKLTFYHPAVNYEKFIREFNMLENIPGDYIVEMALSFKKTLTLDEMKTLMPGDLKLMWGAVSVFKDQDYKKSNYLAEKLLGNPYINSIDGEKELINELERLSQIPSYHSDNLKRTVSFLKENGVKYYGVVVVGSPETLKKLSSNPIITGAVLGIVTTPY; this is translated from the coding sequence ATGTTACAAAATATAAATACAGGAAATGGCAGCGACGATATAAATTTCGATGAAAAATCCTTTTTGCGCAAAGCCCGCCTAAAAAGTATTCTGCGCATAATATTGATTTCTTTAGGGGTAGCTGTTGGTGTTTTTATACTGGCTTTTGTAGCTCCGGAGTTGATTCTGCAGAATCAAGAAAACCGCATAAATAGTTTTTATCCTGATCTTGTAAAATTTACCGAACCCAACACCTATGCCCTTTCAGGGGAAAATTACAGCGTCAGGTTGTTCGGTCGACAAAAGGAATATTACTTGGTAAGGTTAATCGGCAATAAGCCTTATCCTGCTGGAACAATAACTGTTGATTTTGACGTCTGGGGAGGAGAGCAAACCAAGGGGGACCATTCTTTTTGTATTTTAAACCTAGATGTTGATAAATCTTTGAATGCATATTCAAAAATATCCACAGCCATACCGGAAGTGACCAAAGAATATCTGGTTCCATATGCAGTTCCGAAGTTAACCTTCTATCATCCAGCGGTAAATTACGAAAAATTCATTAGAGAATTCAATATGCTGGAAAATATACCAGGAGATTATATTGTTGAAATGGCGTTATCTTTCAAAAAAACCTTAACGCTTGATGAAATGAAAACTTTGATGCCAGGAGATTTAAAGCTTATGTGGGGCGCTGTATCTGTTTTTAAAGATCAAGATTATAAGAAAAGCAATTATCTTGCAGAAAAGTTGCTCGGAAACCCTTATATTAATAGCATTGATGGCGAAAAAGAATTAATCAATGAACTTGAACGGCTCAGCCAAATTCCGAGCTATCATTCTGACAACCTGAAAAGAACAGTGAGTTTTTTAAAAGAAAATGGTGTAAAATATTATGGTGTTGTGGTAGTTGGATCTCCTGAAACCTTAAAAAAATTATCTTCTAATCCAATAATAACAGGTGCGGTTTTAGGTATAGTAACAACCCCTTATTAA
- a CDS encoding putative ABC exporter domain-containing protein, translated as MKALFILDMLKFKNFLKYIIKNPKKIFIYLFQFMWYMFILIPVIVKRGKTFSEINGIKLTYLNAGMTGLMFLGVVASLYSSLKQPGIVLREGDIGFLLSSPIKERIVFLWYMIRAIFKGLILAVLYVFYLPFLSVTMEVSKHFQNLIFGYLGIFTFFLALAPLSFLIYSISMKFNAKNVIKYFLNGVLVLIVGFAVYFAYKEQSLYGLVDYFTLKIWDYVPIIGPSKQMILSYFTGDATHNIEFIILQIATIAFLVLIGVYFARDYYEEVTTYNETLRRIKERAKKGDYYGGVEGKAKKGKKRRRVEVNFVPKGPWAYVWLKMVENKRQMGSIYFNFYNLLLLAISIAFGYFLPKDDHTIIFALAFVYAYMAWLLSMVSTIYVELNKMYIYIIPGKGIQKLIAVNSVPLLKTFITAILLIVPASIFMKPGLLNIIAAILFIIGFSTLQSFSSVFLQVFLPSKEDLKVAMPFFKLFGVLFVLIPVGAVAIPLGMVTKSMGIGVLSSSIMMFLESGVFLLFANFIFERLELK; from the coding sequence ATGAAAGCTTTGTTTATTCTGGATATGTTAAAATTTAAGAATTTTTTGAAATATATAATCAAAAACCCCAAAAAAATATTTATATATTTATTCCAATTTATGTGGTATATGTTTATACTTATACCCGTTATAGTAAAAAGAGGAAAAACATTTAGCGAAATAAATGGGATAAAACTTACATATCTCAATGCTGGTATGACGGGTTTAATGTTTTTAGGAGTTGTTGCTTCTTTGTACAGTTCATTAAAGCAGCCAGGCATTGTTTTAAGAGAGGGAGATATTGGCTTTCTCTTATCTTCTCCTATAAAAGAAAGAATAGTCTTTTTATGGTATATGATAAGAGCAATTTTCAAAGGTTTAATTTTAGCTGTTCTATATGTTTTTTATTTACCTTTTTTGAGTGTGACTATGGAAGTCAGCAAACATTTTCAGAATTTGATTTTTGGATATTTAGGAATATTTACTTTCTTTTTGGCCTTGGCTCCTTTAAGCTTTTTGATTTATTCCATTTCAATGAAATTTAATGCGAAAAACGTCATTAAGTACTTTTTAAATGGTGTATTGGTTTTAATTGTTGGCTTTGCAGTGTATTTTGCGTATAAAGAACAAAGCCTATACGGTTTGGTTGATTACTTCACTTTAAAGATATGGGATTATGTTCCTATTATAGGACCTTCAAAACAAATGATATTGTCATATTTCACAGGAGACGCCACTCACAATATTGAATTTATAATTTTGCAAATAGCTACGATAGCCTTTTTGGTCTTAATCGGTGTATATTTTGCGAGAGATTATTATGAAGAAGTTACTACTTACAATGAAACCTTGAGGAGGATAAAGGAAAGGGCCAAAAAAGGCGATTATTATGGCGGAGTTGAAGGAAAGGCAAAGAAAGGAAAGAAGAGACGAAGAGTGGAAGTAAATTTTGTACCAAAAGGTCCATGGGCTTATGTATGGCTTAAAATGGTGGAAAACAAGAGACAGATGGGTTCTATCTATTTTAATTTTTACAACCTTCTTTTGCTGGCAATTTCAATTGCTTTTGGATATTTCCTTCCAAAAGATGACCACACTATAATATTTGCTTTGGCTTTCGTGTATGCCTATATGGCATGGCTTTTAAGCATGGTTTCTACGATATATGTGGAATTAAACAAAATGTACATTTACATAATACCCGGAAAAGGAATACAAAAGTTAATTGCAGTAAATTCAGTACCCCTTTTAAAAACATTTATAACGGCAATTCTCCTTATAGTACCTGCTTCGATTTTTATGAAACCCGGCTTATTAAATATTATAGCTGCTATACTCTTTATAATTGGTTTTTCAACTTTACAGAGTTTTTCTTCTGTTTTTTTGCAGGTTTTTTTACCCTCAAAAGAAGACCTTAAAGTAGCAATGCCATTTTTTAAGCTATTTGGGGTGTTATTTGTACTTATACCTGTAGGGGCAGTAGCCATTCCTCTTGGTATGGTAACAAAAAGCATGGGAATAGGGGTTTTATCATCCTCTATAATGATGTTTTTGGAATCAGGGGTGTTTCTGCTTTTTGCAAATTTTATATTTGAGCGATTAGAATTAAAGTGA
- a CDS encoding TIGR02556 family CRISPR-associated protein — protein sequence MLEAIKEIGEVILSQGGDEILSEMTVEIELSKSDKTKQHVVIIDINTDTMKASFDVEELKPDSVKKYLWVGNAVSNSLQWRITTDNIGYLCSQALPALCERLKESSLREKIKKIVEQGMTSFSDKVGKRYRYVWDLNKMGIEKGFDAIRLEEKISQKSPGGDIDEKLIKSVADCIEGYVRGRFNLDEKKDMISLYTLKIDGDLVCQDEGYVSLIYDEKINDIFKGVKQGVCSVCGRNVPVTADVRRFKHKYYNTDKPNFSSGVSGDFSKNFSLCPDCYKSILVTEVYMRNNLGSNIGSIPLYIIPGFLFKVDMDRRTLDEWAKYVNYNFNFVVSFEGMDKFVDGLREYLYYESEGNNYILNLLFYRKNQQEFKILKLIKDVPPSRIKEMIAASGATWEVGKKLLGNSKLWSIDLNKIYYLIPQRKKRNELLEVSKLLQVYDGIFSQKPVSKAFLIDKFVELAKIYRLKRFEGYNISAGVLYNTSHGYQTLDL from the coding sequence TTGTTAGAGGCTATAAAGGAGATCGGCGAGGTTATTTTAAGCCAGGGCGGCGATGAAATTTTAAGTGAAATGACAGTGGAGATAGAATTGTCCAAAAGCGACAAGACAAAGCAACATGTGGTTATAATTGACATCAATACGGATACAATGAAAGCGAGCTTTGATGTGGAAGAGCTTAAGCCTGACTCTGTAAAAAAGTACCTATGGGTAGGTAATGCAGTTTCTAACAGTCTTCAGTGGAGAATTACCACTGACAATATAGGCTATTTGTGTTCCCAGGCGCTACCCGCCCTTTGTGAAAGGCTAAAGGAAAGCAGTTTAAGGGAAAAAATCAAAAAGATCGTGGAGCAAGGCATGACGTCCTTTTCAGATAAAGTGGGCAAAAGATACAGGTATGTATGGGATCTTAACAAAATGGGCATTGAAAAGGGATTTGATGCCATAAGGTTAGAAGAGAAAATCTCTCAAAAAAGTCCAGGTGGAGACATAGATGAAAAATTGATAAAAAGCGTAGCCGATTGTATAGAGGGGTACGTGAGGGGCAGGTTCAACTTAGATGAGAAAAAAGACATGATATCCCTTTATACCCTGAAAATCGACGGAGACCTGGTGTGCCAGGATGAAGGTTATGTAAGCCTCATATATGACGAGAAAATCAACGATATATTCAAAGGTGTAAAGCAAGGGGTGTGTTCTGTTTGCGGTAGAAATGTCCCTGTAACCGCAGATGTCAGGAGATTTAAGCACAAATACTATAATACCGACAAGCCCAATTTTTCTTCAGGGGTCAGCGGGGATTTTTCCAAAAATTTTAGCCTGTGCCCAGACTGCTATAAAAGCATCCTGGTGACCGAGGTGTACATGCGCAATAATCTGGGCAGCAATATAGGCAGTATACCGCTTTACATCATACCAGGCTTTTTGTTTAAAGTCGATATGGACCGACGAACGCTGGATGAATGGGCAAAGTACGTCAATTACAACTTTAATTTTGTAGTAAGCTTTGAAGGCATGGACAAGTTTGTGGACGGCTTGAGGGAGTATCTATACTATGAGTCCGAGGGCAACAACTACATCCTCAACCTTCTCTTTTATAGAAAAAATCAACAGGAATTCAAGATTCTAAAGCTTATAAAGGACGTGCCTCCGTCCAGGATAAAGGAGATGATAGCTGCTAGCGGTGCCACGTGGGAGGTGGGCAAAAAACTACTAGGTAATTCTAAACTTTGGAGTATTGACTTAAATAAGATATATTACCTTATACCCCAGAGAAAAAAGCGCAACGAGCTTTTAGAAGTGTCCAAGTTATTGCAGGTTTACGACGGCATTTTCTCGCAAAAGCCTGTATCAAAGGCATTTCTCATAGATAAGTTTGTAGAGCTGGCGAAGATATACAGGCTTAAGAGGTTTGAGGGGTATAATATATCCGCCGGGGTGCTATATAATACTTCTCACGGCTACCAGACCCTTGATCTTTGA
- a CDS encoding CRISPR-associated helicase/endonuclease Cas3, with protein sequence MRGIIYPPGCYIILLTATRPLIFEEGEAIELLDDNRKYFEALDRVKLIPRLEPLTLDQFADEFVMMYEDGISYLVVLNTINASLRFYRAIKEKLRDKGVAFFYLSTNIIPRERRKRIQEIRSALQKGKKIIVVSTQVVEAGVDIDLDAVVRDLGPIDSIVQVAGRCNRSGWRDKGRVYVFNLKDSRSYSAMIYGALSTIVSIDVLKGETDENRFYEMINEYFERVKDKKSFQKSDDLIEAMNSFCFDVDDNVECCKLSDFQLIEENRDYVDVFVQVDDEAAKIWDEYEKGVLKEKDFVKRQENYLKVRRDFKDHLVSVPVRVAKDLIRPTKNSSVWLVPLENKEYYYDDETGFKRDIDDEILIF encoded by the coding sequence TTGAGGGGTATAATATATCCGCCGGGGTGCTATATAATACTTCTCACGGCTACCAGACCCTTGATCTTTGAGGAAGGGGAAGCCATTGAGTTGCTGGATGACAACAGAAAGTATTTTGAGGCCCTGGACAGGGTTAAGTTGATACCTCGACTGGAGCCATTGACCCTTGACCAATTCGCTGATGAATTTGTGATGATGTACGAGGATGGTATATCCTATCTAGTGGTGTTAAACACCATAAATGCGTCGTTGAGGTTTTACCGGGCTATAAAAGAGAAGTTGCGCGATAAAGGGGTGGCGTTTTTTTACCTGTCCACAAATATTATACCTAGAGAAAGGAGAAAGAGGATACAGGAAATTCGCAGCGCTTTGCAAAAAGGGAAAAAGATCATAGTCGTCTCTACCCAGGTGGTGGAGGCAGGTGTAGACATCGATCTTGATGCCGTGGTGAGGGATTTAGGGCCTATTGACTCTATAGTGCAGGTGGCTGGTAGGTGCAATCGCAGTGGTTGGCGAGACAAAGGTCGTGTTTACGTTTTTAACCTTAAAGACAGCAGAAGCTATTCGGCAATGATATACGGGGCGTTGAGTACCATCGTATCTATAGACGTGTTAAAAGGAGAAACGGATGAAAACCGTTTTTACGAAATGATCAACGAGTACTTTGAAAGGGTAAAAGACAAAAAGAGTTTTCAAAAGTCCGACGACCTTATAGAGGCCATGAATAGCTTCTGCTTTGATGTAGACGATAACGTGGAGTGTTGCAAGCTATCAGATTTTCAACTGATAGAAGAAAACCGCGATTACGTAGATGTTTTTGTGCAAGTAGATGATGAGGCAGCAAAAATCTGGGATGAGTATGAAAAAGGCGTGTTGAAAGAAAAGGACTTTGTAAAACGGCAGGAAAATTACCTTAAGGTACGCAGGGATTTTAAAGATCATCTGGTATCGGTCCCGGTCAGGGTAGCAAAAGACCTTATAAGGCCCACGAAAAACTCTTCCGTATGGCTTGTTCCCCTTGAAAACAAAGAATACTATTACGACGATGAGACAGGCTTTAAGCGAGACATAGATGACGAAATTCTTATTTTCTGA
- a CDS encoding DUF1638 domain-containing protein yields MRLKVIACKVLLRELYYLAYKSSNIVDIYWLKQALHNEPEKLKKTLQRAIQEIEAEDERYDAICLG; encoded by the coding sequence ATGAGATTAAAAGTGATTGCCTGTAAGGTTCTCCTGAGAGAGCTTTATTACCTGGCGTACAAATCCAGCAACATTGTAGATATTTATTGGCTTAAACAAGCCCTTCATAACGAACCTGAAAAACTTAAGAAGACTTTACAAAGGGCCATTCAGGAGATTGAAGCTGAAGATGAACGTTACGACGCTATTTGCCTGGGATAA
- the cas6 gene encoding CRISPR-associated endoribonuclease Cas6: MRVRLEFDAEKDLVLPVQYNSILQGFIYHNIRDENYSQFLHDEGYKYGKRKLKFFTFSRIEGRVRVVSGKIYIKPPFSLIISSPIEQFIHDLAENIFRKDRLYIGNQGVVLRKLDVYSPIEFGSRVKIKMLSPAVMYSTIDSPEGKYTHYYSPWDNVFSYLARRNIEMKYEIITGFRPEKAEFRIIPTGPKDDRYQKVLNFKGTVIKGWMGTYYLEGDSELIKLAYDAGICSKNSEGFGCFEVIK; the protein is encoded by the coding sequence ATGAGGGTTCGCCTGGAATTTGATGCGGAAAAAGACCTGGTATTGCCTGTTCAATACAACAGCATACTTCAGGGGTTTATATACCATAACATAAGAGATGAGAATTACAGCCAATTTCTTCACGACGAAGGCTATAAATACGGCAAACGCAAGCTCAAGTTTTTTACGTTTTCCAGGATTGAGGGTAGAGTAAGGGTGGTGTCGGGTAAAATTTACATAAAGCCTCCTTTTTCACTGATCATATCTTCGCCTATAGAGCAGTTTATTCATGACCTGGCTGAAAATATATTCAGAAAGGACAGGCTTTACATAGGCAATCAGGGCGTGGTCTTGAGGAAATTAGACGTGTATTCACCCATAGAGTTTGGGAGCCGGGTTAAGATAAAGATGCTTTCTCCTGCTGTTATGTACAGCACCATAGATAGCCCGGAAGGCAAGTACACCCATTATTATTCGCCATGGGACAACGTGTTTTCCTACCTGGCGAGGCGAAACATAGAGATGAAATACGAGATAATAACAGGCTTTAGGCCTGAGAAGGCGGAGTTTCGGATAATACCTACAGGACCTAAAGACGACAGGTATCAGAAGGTGTTGAATTTTAAAGGCACGGTGATAAAAGGCTGGATGGGGACTTATTATCTGGAGGGCGACAGCGAGCTCATAAAACTGGCCTATGACGCGGGTATTTGCAGTAAAAACTCAGAGGGTTTTGGCTGCTTTGAGGTAATCAAATAA
- the cas4 gene encoding CRISPR-associated protein Cas4, with the protein MGSTAMAETEERRVNGTLIWYYYVCKREVWLIAHNISADQDNEFLDVGRFIHENSYKRDRKEINVGNVKLDVLQRDEGQWVVGEVKKSSKYVLSAKMQLLYYLWILKEMGIDVKGELLFPEEKKRVEVLADEESLKELKRAEEDIVRIINQSMPPVAQRIPFCKNCAYLEFCWA; encoded by the coding sequence ATGGGCTCAACAGCGATGGCGGAAACGGAAGAAAGGCGGGTAAACGGAACGCTTATCTGGTATTACTACGTGTGCAAGCGGGAGGTTTGGCTTATTGCCCATAATATCAGCGCTGATCAAGACAATGAATTTCTGGATGTGGGCAGGTTTATTCACGAGAATTCTTACAAAAGGGACAGGAAGGAAATCAATGTGGGCAATGTTAAGCTGGACGTATTACAGCGGGACGAGGGCCAGTGGGTGGTGGGAGAAGTAAAAAAGAGCAGCAAATACGTATTGAGCGCAAAAATGCAGCTTCTCTATTATCTTTGGATTTTAAAAGAAATGGGAATTGATGTAAAAGGAGAGCTGCTGTTTCCTGAGGAGAAAAAGCGCGTAGAGGTTTTAGCAGATGAAGAGTCTTTAAAAGAGCTTAAAAGGGCAGAAGAGGATATTGTGAGAATAATAAACCAGAGTATGCCGCCTGTGGCCCAAAGGATTCCCTTTTGCAAAAATTGCGCCTATCTGGAGTTTTGTTGGGCATAA
- a CDS encoding RNA polymerase sigma factor: MWQDLYRIVFHYLLKLGVSRADAEDIAQEALLSTYLHLDSIQDGKLKPYVLATARNKYIDFLRKNKKEFTVSSIGSFCISNFPEIHQIENKEIIENAINKLSITEQKLFYMKYSLGMTNHEISFVLKTSTDTVKAMSWKLRKKLKEYLKEEGGS, encoded by the coding sequence ATGTGGCAGGATTTATACCGAATTGTATTTCACTATTTACTTAAACTAGGCGTGTCGCGTGCCGATGCGGAAGATATAGCGCAAGAAGCCCTATTATCTACATACCTGCATTTAGACAGCATCCAGGATGGAAAGTTGAAACCGTATGTTTTGGCAACAGCAAGAAATAAGTACATCGACTTTTTAAGGAAGAATAAAAAGGAATTCACCGTGTCATCTATTGGTAGTTTTTGTATAAGCAACTTCCCAGAAATTCATCAAATAGAAAATAAAGAGATAATAGAAAATGCAATTAATAAACTTAGTATTACCGAACAAAAGCTTTTTTATATGAAATACAGCCTAGGGATGACAAACCACGAAATTTCATTTGTGCTTAAAACCAGTACTGATACAGTTAAGGCAATGTCCTGGAAGTTAAGAAAAAAGTTAAAGGAATATCTGAAAGAGGAGGGAGGCAGTTAG
- a CDS encoding DMT family transporter: MKWIFYIGAIIVGIALGFQSPMNSALGKIANPKNSAVLNNLLGLAILFLISLPDGSIKHFGSLFKAPAYLLLGGFLGATIVYLSIVVIPAIGAATFASIIVTVQMAVTMLIDHYGLFGMPRTPVNWYRIAGVILMLIGIRLIKK, translated from the coding sequence TTGAAATGGATTTTTTACATAGGAGCTATAATTGTAGGAATAGCGTTAGGCTTTCAATCTCCCATGAACTCGGCATTGGGCAAAATAGCAAATCCTAAAAACTCCGCCGTCTTAAACAATTTGTTAGGCCTTGCCATTCTCTTTCTGATAAGCCTACCCGACGGCAGCATAAAGCACTTCGGCTCACTGTTTAAAGCCCCTGCATATCTCCTTTTGGGCGGATTTCTGGGCGCCACCATCGTGTACCTGTCTATAGTGGTCATACCTGCTATAGGCGCTGCCACCTTTGCATCCATTATAGTTACAGTCCAGATGGCCGTCACCATGCTCATCGACCACTACGGGCTTTTTGGCATGCCCAGAACTCCCGTAAACTGGTACCGAATAGCAGGTGTCATATTGATGCTCATAGGCATAAGGCTTATAAAGAAATAA